One genomic segment of Arachis duranensis cultivar V14167 chromosome 4, aradu.V14167.gnm2.J7QH, whole genome shotgun sequence includes these proteins:
- the LOC107484806 gene encoding uncharacterized protein LOC107484806, translating to MEENSRLGETPKFEFSNSSRDKDKYSKKKDDPYGEKINKYNNYTPLRVSLVEVYIEVCHTKKILPPRPLKSKKEGGNRTEYCEYHRIYGHPTNECLDLKNVIEKLVREGRLDWYLASKTDEPRKRRRDEEVSRTKRPLRTLERHVHMIHGGFAGGGITESSHKRNLKDLYHVEGGEEAPELPTITFTKEDAAGVISGYDDPMLITIILANANLHRTLVDQGSRTTLNQLGAVVSTPHLCTKFPTAEGITMIKGDQKMARHYYNESLKLRGK from the exons atggaggaaaactctcgactaggagaaaCCCCAAAATTCGAATTCTCCAACTCCTCCCGAGATAAAGACAAATATTCCAAGAAAAAAGATGATCCGTATGGAGAGAAGATTAATAAATAcaacaattacacccctcttcgggtgtctcttgtagAAGTTTACATAGAAGTATGCCACACGAAGAAGATTCTACCACCCCGTCCACTTAAAAGCAAAAAGGAAGGAGGAAATCGGACGGAATATTGCGAATACCATCGAATCTATGGACATCCCACCAACGAGTGCCTTGActtgaagaatgtcatagagaaattggTAAGAGAAGGGAGACTAGATTGGTACCTAGCCAGTAAGACAGATGAGcccagaaagagaagaagagacgaAGAGGTTAGCCGAACAAAACGACCACTACGTACCCTGGAGAGgcatgttcacatgatacatGGGGGATTCGCGGGAGGAGGAATCACCGAATCATCTCACAAAAGAAACCTCAAAGACTTATACCACGTCGAGGGAGGAGAAGAGGCACCCGAACTCCCTACTATCACCTTTACTAAAGAGGACGCAGCTGGCGTCATCTCGGGATATGACGATCCCATGCtcatcactatcatattggCCAACGCTAATCTCCACCGAACACTGGTGGACCAAGGAA gtcggacaactcTAAACCAGCTCGGAGCAGTAGTCTCAACTCCACACCTATGCACaaaattcccaactgcagaagggatcACTATGATAAAAGGAGACCAGAAGATGGCCCGCCACtattacaacgaaagtctaaaacTCAGAGGCAAATGA